The Ipomoea triloba cultivar NCNSP0323 chromosome 13, ASM357664v1 genomic interval TGGCAATTCTCAcccagattatgtgtattctcttGATATATTCTGAGTATTGTAGTGTTAGAGTATGTTTATTCTATTGATTCTGTGCTTTCATTCCCATGCCTTCATATCTGATAATACTccccttatattctgtgtattcaattgaatgatcctgtgtatttgtatatgagagtctgtgtatgcattatagtatatgaatatgtgtagttaatatatatgttatggtaTTCCAGGATGGTCACAACATACAAATGCCATAATAATTCTTAGATTGAAAAGCTGTATCAatgtagagaaaaatggtgccctGCATTTAACAAAGATTATTTTTCTGGTGGTATTTTATCTTCACAAAGGAGTGAAACCACAAATCACTCTATTTCTAGAAGGTTGTCCAAGACTGTTGGGCTATGTGATTTCTATAGCTCAtttgttggtgttgtttcgGAGTGGAGGAGTAGAGAGAACGGGGAAGATGTCCGGTGTTCCCAAGGTGTACCTACAATGGCTATGGATCACATTAAGATTCTTTCACATGCTAGGGATATTTATACGATTGAGATATATTACTTGTTCGAAGAGCAGTTTTTGAAAGGGGCATCATGCTATCAAGAGTGTGTTCAATTTGAAGGTGGCGTGTATAAGTATCACGTCTGGAGGCCGGAGGTTTATATTATtaggcatgaagtgatttttaacGTTAGAGAGTTAGATATTTGGTGCAGTTGCAAGCTGTTCACTGAAACCAGGATCTTATGCTGTCACTGTTTACGCATTTTAAACGTGCATTCTGTGTCTGAAgttccaaataaatatattctgaaGAGATGGACTAAAAGAGTTTTGGAAGACAAGAATGCTGGTATTATCCCCCCATCTCAGTGCTTTAATGTTCCCTCTTCTGTTTGGACTTTAGAGATCACTAGGAAATTTCAGAAGTTGGTTGTTTATTGCCAAGAAAACAGCGAAGCACGCAAAATTTTTGAGCAAGCATTGTTAGATGCCAAGAGAAAAGTTGAACATGAGTATGGCCTTATTTTCTTCGAAGGTGAAGATTGTGATGTGGAATCGTCGAGCGGTGTTATAAAGGATCCATCAAACAGGCGGTTGAAAGGGGTACGCAATAGGAGGGTGACTAGTgtgattgaaaagaaatacaagaaagcaaggggtcgaaagcagcttgctcatatagctgcatctaaaacaaaatcGGTGGGGCAGTCTCAAGTTGAAGATGCTATTTCTAATATTGCTGGTAATGGATACCTGGTGCATCCAATGTCTGGAGGTTcaactttttgtcattttaggtCAAATTCAAATCAAGAGGACAATTAGAGTGTGTCTTAATGtttgttagttttgttttttcaagaCATGTAGTTGTACTTTTTATACACAAAACTATTACAAGTAATACACAGACTGTTTCCGCAAGATACACAGaattatttaccaaaacaacagaaaccatttggtgttatttctttatattgcactatgtaatacacagaacagtactgccgaatacacagaatatgaatTGCACTCTGTAATATGTTTTTAGACTTAGAAGACAGAGGTGGAAGCCAGGGTTTAGCAtcagggtttagggtttagcacccagtactatgtatacagatatattgttgaatacaTAGAGTTGAagtcaataatacacagaatattactatgtaatacacagaat includes:
- the LOC116003020 gene encoding protein FAR1-RELATED SEQUENCE 1-like, whose product is MAMDHIKILSHARDIYTIEIYYLFEEQFLKGASCYQECVQFEGGVYKYHVWRPEVYIIRHEVIFNVRELDIWCSCKLFTETRILCCHCLRILNVHSVSEVPNKYILKRWTKRVLEDKNAGIIPPSQCFNVPSSVWTLEITRKFQKLVVYCQENSEARKIFEQALLDAKRKVEHEYGLIFFEGEDCDVESSSGVIKDPSNRRLKGVRNRRVTSVIEKKYKKARGRKQLAHIAASKTKSVGQSQVEDAISNIAGNGYLVHPMSGGSTFCHFRSNSNQEDN